A single genomic interval of Calypte anna isolate BGI_N300 chromosome 3, bCalAnn1_v1.p, whole genome shotgun sequence harbors:
- the POU3F2 gene encoding POU domain, class 3, transcription factor 2, translating to MATAASNHYSLLASGSPMVHAEPPGGMQPGGGYRDAGALVQADYALQSNGHPLSHAHQWIAALSHGGPGGGGGGGGGGGGGGGGGEAPWSAGALGQPDIKPAVVQAGGRGDELPPPPQHPPPGRAPHLVHHGGGGGHHAAAAAAAAAAAWRAGGAAHLPPGMAAANGAQAGLLYSQPPGFTVNGMLGAAQPALHHHGLRDAHEEPPPGPPGPPHHGAEHPPPPHGPHPGAGGPAPTASAAAPPGPPPHHDPHSDEDTPTSDDLEQFAKQFKQRRIKLGFTQADVGLALGTLYGNVFSQTTICRFEALQLSFKNMCKLKPLLNKWLEEADSSSGSPTSIDKIAAQGRKRKKRTSIEVSVKGALESHFLKCPKPSAQEITSLADSLQLEKEVVRVWFCNRRQKEKRMTPPGGTLPGAEDVYGASRDTPPHHGVQTPVQ from the coding sequence ATGGCGACCGCAGCCTCCAACCACTACAGCCTGCTCGCCTCCGGCTCCCCCATGGTGCACGCCGAGCCGCCCGGCGGCATGCAGCCCGGCGGCGGCTACCGCGACGCCGGCGCCCTGGTGCAGGCGGACTACGCGCTGCAGAGCAACGGGCACCCGCTGAGCCACGCTCACCAGTGGATCGCGGCGCTGTCCCACGGCggccccggcggcggcggcggcggcggcggcgggggcggcggcggcggcggcggcggcgaggCGCCCTGGTCGGCGGGCGCGCTGGGCCAGCCCGACATCAAGCCGGCGGTGGTGCAGGCGGGCGGGCGCGGCGACGagctcccgccgccgccgcagcaCCCGCCGCCGGGGCGGGCGCCGCACCTGGTGCACcacggcggcggcggcgggcacCACGCGGCggccgcggcggcggcggcggcggcggcgtgGCGGGCGGGCGGCGCGGCGCACCTGCCGCCCGGCATGGCCGCGGCCAACGGCGCGCAGGCGGGGCTGCTGTACTCCCAGCCGCCCGGCTTCACCGTCAACGGGATGCTGGGCGCCGCGCAGCCGGCCCTGCACCACCACGGCCTGCGCGACGCCCACGAGGAGCCGCCGCCGGGGCCGCCCGGGCCGCCGCACCACGGAGCCGAGCACCCGCCGCCGCCCCACGGCCCCCACCCCGGGGCGGGAGGGCCGGCGCCCACCGCCTCCGCCGCCGCGCCCCCCGGGCCGCCGCCGCACCACGACCCGCACTCGGACGAGGACACGCCGACCTCGGACGACCTGGAGCAGTTCGCCAAGCAGTTCAAGCAGCGGCGCATCAAACTGGGATTTACCCAAGCGGACGTGGGGCTGGCGCTGGGCACCCTCTACGGCAACGTCTTCTCGCAGACCACCATCTGCCGCTTCGAGgccctgcagctcagcttcaAGAACATGTGCAAGCTGAAGCCTTTGTTGAACAAGTGGTTGGAGGAGGCGGACTCCTCCTCGGGCAGCCCCACCAGCATAGACAAGATCGCGGCGCAGGGCCGCAAGCGGAAAAAGCGCACCTCCATCGAGGTGAGCGTCAAGGGCGCGCTGGAGAGCCACTTCCTCAAGTGCCCCAAGCCCTCCGCCCAGGAGATAACCTCGCTCGCGGACAGCctacagctggagaaggaggtggtgAGAGTGTGGTTTTGTAacaggagacagaaagagaagcGCATGACTCCCCCGGGAGGGACGCTGCCGGGCGCCGAGGACGTGTACGGGGCCAGCAGGGACACGCCGCCGCACCACGGGGTGCAGACCCCCGTGCAGTGA